In a genomic window of Methanoregula sp. UBA64:
- a CDS encoding sodium:solute symporter family protein: MTDLVTVSVIAVYLLLLIGIGVWASKKIKTTEDYLVAGRSLGFWVFILLMIGAVCSGMSLLGVSGLGYRAGWPTMWEQIFVPLSIAFCVIFFGVKLHNVAKSAGYITVQDYLAHRYESPTALRSLSAVAGIIVSLIYLVGQYSAIAIVLMWLFGIPLWLALVIATLVTMVYTTIGGLYAVAWASLIQSIILIVGIFVMAPIIIFYAGGFAHVNEYLCTINPNLVQPWMPAGAFAPAYVVSFAIMLMVGLACAPHVINNVLAVKDVKYFKWAPIVAFLIYGAAMFLLKFTGLAGLVMVKEGVFTLPAVSNASDFVILYGIQYALPVMALWAVFAVIVLAAVMSTTDRLMLTIGAMCSWDLYKKVLKPDADDKKVLLLSKVIVVISAIGTMILAINPPEALASLIWMGIGIMLATFAVPLLAGLYWRGATKEGALASMSLGLVSAVIFGALNYFKVTILGYNFANLPVHFSFIPLVISVVVMIAVSMVTTKTHEKILDETQTGWYISKQ, translated from the coding sequence ATGACCGATCTTGTCACGGTCTCTGTCATTGCAGTGTATCTTCTTCTCCTGATCGGTATCGGGGTGTGGGCATCAAAGAAGATCAAGACCACTGAGGATTATCTCGTTGCCGGCCGCTCGCTCGGCTTCTGGGTCTTTATCCTGTTAATGATCGGGGCGGTCTGCTCGGGCATGTCGCTTCTCGGAGTCTCCGGGCTCGGGTACCGGGCCGGCTGGCCCACCATGTGGGAGCAGATCTTTGTCCCGCTCTCCATTGCGTTCTGTGTCATCTTCTTTGGGGTCAAGCTCCACAATGTTGCAAAAAGTGCCGGTTACATCACCGTGCAGGACTACCTTGCCCACCGGTACGAGAGCCCGACCGCGCTGCGCTCGCTCTCCGCGGTTGCCGGCATCATCGTTTCGCTCATCTACCTTGTCGGGCAGTATTCCGCGATCGCGATCGTGCTCATGTGGCTCTTTGGGATCCCGCTCTGGCTCGCACTCGTCATAGCAACGCTCGTCACCATGGTCTATACCACCATCGGCGGCCTGTACGCCGTTGCATGGGCTTCGCTCATCCAGTCCATCATCCTCATTGTCGGGATCTTTGTGATGGCCCCGATCATCATCTTCTATGCCGGCGGATTTGCGCACGTCAACGAGTACCTCTGTACGATCAACCCGAACCTTGTCCAGCCCTGGATGCCCGCAGGAGCTTTCGCCCCGGCCTACGTTGTCTCGTTTGCCATCATGCTCATGGTCGGCCTTGCCTGCGCACCGCACGTGATCAACAACGTGCTCGCGGTAAAGGATGTGAAATATTTCAAGTGGGCACCGATCGTTGCATTCCTGATCTACGGCGCGGCCATGTTCCTCTTAAAATTCACCGGGCTTGCCGGCCTTGTGATGGTAAAAGAAGGCGTCTTTACCCTGCCGGCCGTCTCGAATGCCTCGGACTTTGTGATCCTCTACGGCATCCAGTACGCGCTGCCCGTCATGGCGCTCTGGGCGGTCTTTGCCGTGATCGTGCTTGCGGCCGTCATGTCCACGACCGACCGGCTGATGCTCACGATCGGCGCCATGTGCTCGTGGGATCTCTATAAAAAAGTCTTAAAACCGGATGCAGACGACAAGAAAGTCCTGCTGCTCTCCAAAGTGATTGTCGTAATCTCCGCAATCGGCACGATGATCCTTGCCATCAACCCGCCCGAGGCGCTTGCAAGCCTCATCTGGATGGGAATCGGCATCATGCTCGCAACCTTTGCCGTCCCGCTCCTTGCCGGCCTGTACTGGCGGGGCGCAACAAAAGAGGGGGCACTTGCCAGCATGTCGCTTGGCCTCGTATCGGCCGTCATCTTCGGGGCCCTGAACTACTTCAAGGTGACCATCCTCGGCTACAACTTTGCCAACCTCCCGGTCCACTTCTCGTTTATCCCGCTCGTTATCTCGGTCGTTGTCATGATTGCCGTGAGCATGGTGACCACAAAGACGCACGAGAAGATCCTGGACGAGACCCAGACCGGCTGGTACATCTCAA